The Andrena cerasifolii isolate SP2316 chromosome 14, iyAndCera1_principal, whole genome shotgun sequence genome contains a region encoding:
- the LOC143376601 gene encoding uncharacterized protein LOC143376601 isoform X3 → MAQIPKHRKVKRTTVLIKRTQCLKSYSKGRSYKPLCEKLKINNNSLAKALSKEKQESQLLFSQNVALVAEVQDLGLACSKSDAVISNVLKNANEMLKMLVTMTGYLTNTISCCQEFAATSVTNLRMSCNSAGRRESCRRLSTKSPTRGVVKPMVSGHTITKPTINLSRVNMQHFNNPSNLSIIQEVATPPRNQVLNSPRSPIAVGGRQRRCENGRACRMPERLTVVSPRNKENERRLSKRSSRRSRPKSDRLSASKTSRRSIDNFQHITSPRVKLNDVSKLLQNSQSINIRMLTGSRNDHEIVNSGNSSLANHQDSSRIATTIPETSSSDNSNIDDYGAAAAANDDDRNVDDETEENDKNSENVDETIKENPTETQAVASNLEDPLEGPSWLFNNSQTVPCYGNDEKTDALNVTSDNSTCSTLKATELSDESDSERCMHQTISLATLNKRGSQLLLSKKGKRINNRHNESTLYEENGNSDTACNTPKLTIPTNATENMCRMESRPFVNSANFVTQRRGYFESEDEDDFTLMQMRQQRDVDFDINDLKLPALEESSLNRLVRADPEPEPQPEITATLRHISQICPIPPISNNSLDESAFNQSTAKLPLLMNNDYDNKDLTTMNDTSDPLPSKKSVKKKVMRFSSELSDSTPTSKKKNKQKKKKNKEKLAKKDPSAAKVVLQKLNESDVKSRTPSPQAISHDYHRSLSPVCLPIDNSSDSESSSASINSMYTLNRPRRKRAPTSLQEPNLRKKLRRNH, encoded by the exons atggcTCAGATACCAAAACACCGGAAAGTTAAGAGAACTACAGTGCTCATTAAGAGAACACAATGCTTGAAAAGCTATTCCAAAGGCAGATCTTATAAACCCT TGTGTGagaagttaaaaattaataacaacTCGCTGGCGAAGGCGTTGTCTAAAGAGAAGCAGGAGAGCCAATTGTTATTTTCTCAGAATGTTGCATTGGTCGCCGAGGTACAAGACTTGGGCCTAGCCTGTAGTAAGAGCGAT GCTGTTATATCAAATGTCCTGAAGAACGCCAACGAGATGCTTAAAATGTTAGTGACAATGACCGGTTACTTAACAAATACAATCTCTTGCTGCCAAGAATTCGCAGCTACTTCGGTTACCAATCTGCGAATGTCCTGTAACTCCGCTGGAA GGCGGGAATCGTGCAGGAGATTGTCGACTAAATCTCCAACCAGAGGAGTAGTGAAACCCATGGTGAGCGGTCACACCATTACGAAACCCACGATTAATTTAAGTAGAGTAAATATGCAACACTTTAATAACCCATCGAACTTAAGTATAATACAAGAGGTTGCGACGCCTCCCAGAAATCAAGTCTTAAACAGTCCAAGGTCTCCCATTGCTGTTGGCGGCAGGCAACGTAGATGC GAGAATGGGCGTGCGTGTAGGATGCCTGAAAGACTAACTGTTGTTTCGCCAAGAAATA AAGAAAATGAACGAAGGTTAAGTAAGAGAAGTAGCAGACGTTCGAGACCAAAGTCGGATAGATTGTCCGCAAGCAAAACCTCCCGACGTAGTATTGATAACTTCCAACACATCACAAGTCCCAGAGTAAAGCTGAACGATGTGTCAAAAttactgcaaaattctcaaagtATCAACATTCGAATG TTAACAGGGAGTCGAAACGATCATGAGATCGTTAACTCAGGGAACAGCAGTCTTGCAAATCATCAAGACTCCTCTCGGATAGCTACTACAATACCGGAAACATCATCTTCCGACAATTCAAACATTGATGATTATGGTGCTGCTGCTGCGGCTAATGATGATGATAGGAACGTCGATGATGAAACTGAAGAGAATGATAAGAATTCGGAGAATGTGGATGAAACGATAAAAGAAAATCCCACTGAAACTCAAGCTGTTGCGTCTAATTTGGAGGATCCTCTTGAAGGGCCAAGTTGGTTGTTCAACAATTCACAAACTGTGCCTTGCTACGGAAATGACGAGAAGACTGACGCTTTAAATGTTACAAGCGATAATAGTACGTGTTCAACTTTAAAAGCGACAGAATTAAGCGACGAGTCGGACAGTGAAAGGTGTATGCACCAAACTATATCATTGGCAACGTTAAACAAACGTGGAAGCCAACTGCTACTTTCGAAAAAGGGCAAACGAATAAATAATAGGCACAACGAAAGCACACTCTACGAAGAGAATGGAAACAGCGACACTGCCTGTAATACACCTAAGTTGACCATTCCAACGAATGCAACCGAGAACATGTGCAGAATGGAGAGCAGGCCTTTTgtaaattctgcaaattttgtTACGCAAAGACGAGGCTATTTCGAAAGCGAGGATGAGGATGATTTTACTTTGATGCAAATGAGGCAACAGCGTGACGTGGATTTCGACATAAATGATTTGAAGTTGCCTGCTTTAGAAGAATCCTCGCTAAATAGATTAGTCCGAGCCGATCCGGAACCAGAGCCACAACCAGAAATAACCGCCACTCTCCGACATATATCCCAGATTTGTCCGATTCCACCTATCTCGAACAACAGTCTGGACGAGTCTGCATTCAATCAATCCACCGCGAAACTGCCACTGCTTATGAATAACGATTACGACAATAAAGACTTGACTACGATGAATGATACGTCGGATCCCCTCCCATCGAAGAAAAGCGTCAAGAAAAAAGTAATGAGATTTTCGTCCGAGTTGAGCGACAGTACGCCAACGTCTAAAAAGAAGAAcaagcagaagaagaaaaagaataagGAGAAGCTTGCGAAAAAAGATCCGAGTGCCGCTAAAGTTGTATTACAAAAATTGAACGAATCCGATGTTAAGTCGAGAACACCTTCCCCCCAGGCGATTTCTCACGATTATCATCGGTCCTT GAGCCCCGTGTGTTTGCCCATAGACAACTCGAGCGATTCGGAAAGCAGTAGCGCAAGTATAAATAGCATGTATACTTTAAATCGACCTAGACGGAAGAGAGCGCCAACTAGTTTACAAGAACCCAACTTGAGAAA GAAATTGCGAAGGAACCATTAA
- the LOC143376601 gene encoding uncharacterized protein LOC143376601 isoform X2: MAQIPKHRKVKRTTVLIKRTQCLKSYSKGRSYKPLCEKLKINNNSLAKALSKEKQESQLLFSQNVALVAEVQDLGLACSKSDAVISNVLKNANEMLKMLVTMTGYLTNTISCCQEFAATSVTNLRMSCNSAGRRESCRRLSTKSPTRGVVKPMVSGHTITKPTINLSRVNMQHFNNPSNLSIIQEVATPPRNQVLNSPRSPIAVGGRQRRCENGRACRMPERLTVVSPRNSEENERRLSKRSSRRSRPKSDRLSASKTSRRSIDNFQHITSPRVKLNDVSKLLQNSQSINIRMLTGSRNDHEIVNSGNSSLANHQDSSRIATTIPETSSSDNSNIDDYGAAAAANDDDRNVDDETEENDKNSENVDETIKENPTETQAVASNLEDPLEGPSWLFNNSQTVPCYGNDEKTDALNVTSDNSTCSTLKATELSDESDSERCMHQTISLATLNKRGSQLLLSKKGKRINNRHNESTLYEENGNSDTACNTPKLTIPTNATENMCRMESRPFVNSANFVTQRRGYFESEDEDDFTLMQMRQQRDVDFDINDLKLPALEESSLNRLVRADPEPEPQPEITATLRHISQICPIPPISNNSLDESAFNQSTAKLPLLMNNDYDNKDLTTMNDTSDPLPSKKSVKKKVMRFSSELSDSTPTSKKKNKQKKKKNKEKLAKKDPSAAKVVLQKLNESDVKSRTPSPQAISHDYHRSFPVCLPIDNSSDSESSSASINSMYTLNRPRRKRAPTSLQEPNLRKKLRRNH; this comes from the exons atggcTCAGATACCAAAACACCGGAAAGTTAAGAGAACTACAGTGCTCATTAAGAGAACACAATGCTTGAAAAGCTATTCCAAAGGCAGATCTTATAAACCCT TGTGTGagaagttaaaaattaataacaacTCGCTGGCGAAGGCGTTGTCTAAAGAGAAGCAGGAGAGCCAATTGTTATTTTCTCAGAATGTTGCATTGGTCGCCGAGGTACAAGACTTGGGCCTAGCCTGTAGTAAGAGCGAT GCTGTTATATCAAATGTCCTGAAGAACGCCAACGAGATGCTTAAAATGTTAGTGACAATGACCGGTTACTTAACAAATACAATCTCTTGCTGCCAAGAATTCGCAGCTACTTCGGTTACCAATCTGCGAATGTCCTGTAACTCCGCTGGAA GGCGGGAATCGTGCAGGAGATTGTCGACTAAATCTCCAACCAGAGGAGTAGTGAAACCCATGGTGAGCGGTCACACCATTACGAAACCCACGATTAATTTAAGTAGAGTAAATATGCAACACTTTAATAACCCATCGAACTTAAGTATAATACAAGAGGTTGCGACGCCTCCCAGAAATCAAGTCTTAAACAGTCCAAGGTCTCCCATTGCTGTTGGCGGCAGGCAACGTAGATGC GAGAATGGGCGTGCGTGTAGGATGCCTGAAAGACTAACTGTTGTTTCGCCAAGAAATAGTG AAGAAAATGAACGAAGGTTAAGTAAGAGAAGTAGCAGACGTTCGAGACCAAAGTCGGATAGATTGTCCGCAAGCAAAACCTCCCGACGTAGTATTGATAACTTCCAACACATCACAAGTCCCAGAGTAAAGCTGAACGATGTGTCAAAAttactgcaaaattctcaaagtATCAACATTCGAATG TTAACAGGGAGTCGAAACGATCATGAGATCGTTAACTCAGGGAACAGCAGTCTTGCAAATCATCAAGACTCCTCTCGGATAGCTACTACAATACCGGAAACATCATCTTCCGACAATTCAAACATTGATGATTATGGTGCTGCTGCTGCGGCTAATGATGATGATAGGAACGTCGATGATGAAACTGAAGAGAATGATAAGAATTCGGAGAATGTGGATGAAACGATAAAAGAAAATCCCACTGAAACTCAAGCTGTTGCGTCTAATTTGGAGGATCCTCTTGAAGGGCCAAGTTGGTTGTTCAACAATTCACAAACTGTGCCTTGCTACGGAAATGACGAGAAGACTGACGCTTTAAATGTTACAAGCGATAATAGTACGTGTTCAACTTTAAAAGCGACAGAATTAAGCGACGAGTCGGACAGTGAAAGGTGTATGCACCAAACTATATCATTGGCAACGTTAAACAAACGTGGAAGCCAACTGCTACTTTCGAAAAAGGGCAAACGAATAAATAATAGGCACAACGAAAGCACACTCTACGAAGAGAATGGAAACAGCGACACTGCCTGTAATACACCTAAGTTGACCATTCCAACGAATGCAACCGAGAACATGTGCAGAATGGAGAGCAGGCCTTTTgtaaattctgcaaattttgtTACGCAAAGACGAGGCTATTTCGAAAGCGAGGATGAGGATGATTTTACTTTGATGCAAATGAGGCAACAGCGTGACGTGGATTTCGACATAAATGATTTGAAGTTGCCTGCTTTAGAAGAATCCTCGCTAAATAGATTAGTCCGAGCCGATCCGGAACCAGAGCCACAACCAGAAATAACCGCCACTCTCCGACATATATCCCAGATTTGTCCGATTCCACCTATCTCGAACAACAGTCTGGACGAGTCTGCATTCAATCAATCCACCGCGAAACTGCCACTGCTTATGAATAACGATTACGACAATAAAGACTTGACTACGATGAATGATACGTCGGATCCCCTCCCATCGAAGAAAAGCGTCAAGAAAAAAGTAATGAGATTTTCGTCCGAGTTGAGCGACAGTACGCCAACGTCTAAAAAGAAGAAcaagcagaagaagaaaaagaataagGAGAAGCTTGCGAAAAAAGATCCGAGTGCCGCTAAAGTTGTATTACAAAAATTGAACGAATCCGATGTTAAGTCGAGAACACCTTCCCCCCAGGCGATTTCTCACGATTATCATCGGTCCTT CCCCGTGTGTTTGCCCATAGACAACTCGAGCGATTCGGAAAGCAGTAGCGCAAGTATAAATAGCATGTATACTTTAAATCGACCTAGACGGAAGAGAGCGCCAACTAGTTTACAAGAACCCAACTTGAGAAA GAAATTGCGAAGGAACCATTAA
- the LOC143376601 gene encoding uncharacterized protein LOC143376601 isoform X1, producing MAQIPKHRKVKRTTVLIKRTQCLKSYSKGRSYKPLCEKLKINNNSLAKALSKEKQESQLLFSQNVALVAEVQDLGLACSKSDAVISNVLKNANEMLKMLVTMTGYLTNTISCCQEFAATSVTNLRMSCNSAGRRESCRRLSTKSPTRGVVKPMVSGHTITKPTINLSRVNMQHFNNPSNLSIIQEVATPPRNQVLNSPRSPIAVGGRQRRCENGRACRMPERLTVVSPRNSEENERRLSKRSSRRSRPKSDRLSASKTSRRSIDNFQHITSPRVKLNDVSKLLQNSQSINIRMLTGSRNDHEIVNSGNSSLANHQDSSRIATTIPETSSSDNSNIDDYGAAAAANDDDRNVDDETEENDKNSENVDETIKENPTETQAVASNLEDPLEGPSWLFNNSQTVPCYGNDEKTDALNVTSDNSTCSTLKATELSDESDSERCMHQTISLATLNKRGSQLLLSKKGKRINNRHNESTLYEENGNSDTACNTPKLTIPTNATENMCRMESRPFVNSANFVTQRRGYFESEDEDDFTLMQMRQQRDVDFDINDLKLPALEESSLNRLVRADPEPEPQPEITATLRHISQICPIPPISNNSLDESAFNQSTAKLPLLMNNDYDNKDLTTMNDTSDPLPSKKSVKKKVMRFSSELSDSTPTSKKKNKQKKKKNKEKLAKKDPSAAKVVLQKLNESDVKSRTPSPQAISHDYHRSLSPVCLPIDNSSDSESSSASINSMYTLNRPRRKRAPTSLQEPNLRKKLRRNH from the exons atggcTCAGATACCAAAACACCGGAAAGTTAAGAGAACTACAGTGCTCATTAAGAGAACACAATGCTTGAAAAGCTATTCCAAAGGCAGATCTTATAAACCCT TGTGTGagaagttaaaaattaataacaacTCGCTGGCGAAGGCGTTGTCTAAAGAGAAGCAGGAGAGCCAATTGTTATTTTCTCAGAATGTTGCATTGGTCGCCGAGGTACAAGACTTGGGCCTAGCCTGTAGTAAGAGCGAT GCTGTTATATCAAATGTCCTGAAGAACGCCAACGAGATGCTTAAAATGTTAGTGACAATGACCGGTTACTTAACAAATACAATCTCTTGCTGCCAAGAATTCGCAGCTACTTCGGTTACCAATCTGCGAATGTCCTGTAACTCCGCTGGAA GGCGGGAATCGTGCAGGAGATTGTCGACTAAATCTCCAACCAGAGGAGTAGTGAAACCCATGGTGAGCGGTCACACCATTACGAAACCCACGATTAATTTAAGTAGAGTAAATATGCAACACTTTAATAACCCATCGAACTTAAGTATAATACAAGAGGTTGCGACGCCTCCCAGAAATCAAGTCTTAAACAGTCCAAGGTCTCCCATTGCTGTTGGCGGCAGGCAACGTAGATGC GAGAATGGGCGTGCGTGTAGGATGCCTGAAAGACTAACTGTTGTTTCGCCAAGAAATAGTG AAGAAAATGAACGAAGGTTAAGTAAGAGAAGTAGCAGACGTTCGAGACCAAAGTCGGATAGATTGTCCGCAAGCAAAACCTCCCGACGTAGTATTGATAACTTCCAACACATCACAAGTCCCAGAGTAAAGCTGAACGATGTGTCAAAAttactgcaaaattctcaaagtATCAACATTCGAATG TTAACAGGGAGTCGAAACGATCATGAGATCGTTAACTCAGGGAACAGCAGTCTTGCAAATCATCAAGACTCCTCTCGGATAGCTACTACAATACCGGAAACATCATCTTCCGACAATTCAAACATTGATGATTATGGTGCTGCTGCTGCGGCTAATGATGATGATAGGAACGTCGATGATGAAACTGAAGAGAATGATAAGAATTCGGAGAATGTGGATGAAACGATAAAAGAAAATCCCACTGAAACTCAAGCTGTTGCGTCTAATTTGGAGGATCCTCTTGAAGGGCCAAGTTGGTTGTTCAACAATTCACAAACTGTGCCTTGCTACGGAAATGACGAGAAGACTGACGCTTTAAATGTTACAAGCGATAATAGTACGTGTTCAACTTTAAAAGCGACAGAATTAAGCGACGAGTCGGACAGTGAAAGGTGTATGCACCAAACTATATCATTGGCAACGTTAAACAAACGTGGAAGCCAACTGCTACTTTCGAAAAAGGGCAAACGAATAAATAATAGGCACAACGAAAGCACACTCTACGAAGAGAATGGAAACAGCGACACTGCCTGTAATACACCTAAGTTGACCATTCCAACGAATGCAACCGAGAACATGTGCAGAATGGAGAGCAGGCCTTTTgtaaattctgcaaattttgtTACGCAAAGACGAGGCTATTTCGAAAGCGAGGATGAGGATGATTTTACTTTGATGCAAATGAGGCAACAGCGTGACGTGGATTTCGACATAAATGATTTGAAGTTGCCTGCTTTAGAAGAATCCTCGCTAAATAGATTAGTCCGAGCCGATCCGGAACCAGAGCCACAACCAGAAATAACCGCCACTCTCCGACATATATCCCAGATTTGTCCGATTCCACCTATCTCGAACAACAGTCTGGACGAGTCTGCATTCAATCAATCCACCGCGAAACTGCCACTGCTTATGAATAACGATTACGACAATAAAGACTTGACTACGATGAATGATACGTCGGATCCCCTCCCATCGAAGAAAAGCGTCAAGAAAAAAGTAATGAGATTTTCGTCCGAGTTGAGCGACAGTACGCCAACGTCTAAAAAGAAGAAcaagcagaagaagaaaaagaataagGAGAAGCTTGCGAAAAAAGATCCGAGTGCCGCTAAAGTTGTATTACAAAAATTGAACGAATCCGATGTTAAGTCGAGAACACCTTCCCCCCAGGCGATTTCTCACGATTATCATCGGTCCTT GAGCCCCGTGTGTTTGCCCATAGACAACTCGAGCGATTCGGAAAGCAGTAGCGCAAGTATAAATAGCATGTATACTTTAAATCGACCTAGACGGAAGAGAGCGCCAACTAGTTTACAAGAACCCAACTTGAGAAA GAAATTGCGAAGGAACCATTAA
- the Jra gene encoding jun-related antigen: protein MVRSSTMEQTFYEDTSVYGAVNRENNVSQLKRNLTLDLNGCQRQGPQAKRPRLGPLPPALNNVAPILSSPDLNMLKLGSPELEKFIIAQQDTLVTNLPTPTQILFPKAVTEAQEMYARGFVDALNELHHSDSSQEPGSIHGATYTTLEPPGSVQSTESSVSQGLVQIKDEPQTVPSVSSSPPMSPIDMENQERIKLERKRQRNRVAASKCRRRKLERISRLEDKVKLLKGENTELSAVVHRLKEHVCRLKEQVMDHVHSGCQIMTVSGQF from the coding sequence ATGGTGCGAAGTTCGACGATGGAACAGACGTTCTACGAGGACACGAGCGTCTACGGCGCCGTGAATCGCGAGAACAACGTGAGCCAGTTGAAGCGCAATCTGACGCTGGATCTGAATGGATGTCAAAGGCAGGGGCCGCAGGCGAAGAGGCCGCGATTGGGACCACTGCCACCAGCGCTGAACAATGTCGCGCCCATACTCAGCTCCCCGGACCTGAACATGTTGAAGCTTGGCTCGCCGGAGCTGGAGAAGTTCATAATCGCCCAGCAGGATACCCTTGTGACGAATTTACCGACGCCCACGCAGATCTTGTTCCCGAAGGCGGTGACCGAGGCGCAGGAGATGTACGCCCGTGGATTTGTGGACGCCCTGAACGAGCTTCACCACTCGGACAGCTCGCAGGAGCCCGGTAGCATCCATGGAGCGACCTATACGACCCTGGAGCCCCCGGGCAGCGTGCAGAGCACGGAATCGTCGGTGAGCCAAGGGCTGGTTCAGATCAAGGACGAGCCGCAGACAGTGCCCAGCGTGTCCAGCTCGCCGCCCATGTCCCCGATCGACATGGAGAACCAGGAGCGGATCAAGCTGGAGAGGAAACGTCAGAGGAACCGCGTGGCCGCGTCCAAGTGCCGCAGGCGCAAGCTCGAGCGCATCTCCAGGCTCGAGGACAAGGTTAAGTTGCTCAAGGGCGAGAACACCGAGCTCAGCGCCGTGGTGCACAGGCTCAAAGAGCACGTGTGCCGGCTCAAGGAGCAGGTCATGGACCATGTGCATTCCGGCTGCCAGATCATGACCGTATCAGGCCAATTCTAA